One genomic window of Nicotiana sylvestris chromosome 10, ASM39365v2, whole genome shotgun sequence includes the following:
- the LOC104216547 gene encoding uncharacterized protein, protein MKKMIINILVNSPKVSLFLESVDASDSSTDSTKMYSLFKSTIDSIGAENVVQVVTDNASENVKASDLMSVGPLLLNMMKKFTKRRNLVKPAKTRFATAFLASHRMYEQKSNLKKLFVSDEYTNSVYGREARGRESADIILSPSFWNNEVHALKIGDPLVKVLRLVDGEQRPSMGYLYEAIDRAKEVIQASFSDQRKYKRDFEIIDKRWDSKLHSPLHAAGLVLNQELFYDNEERILGDEPLWNGFYECIEKLIPEEFMQHKITKRFIIYRNVGQLFGKKNMAIRQRKTKSPVEWWKQYGHSTPDLQKFFIKVLSLTCSSSGCERNWSVFEYIHIKKRNKLTLKRLNDLVFIKYNRTLKRRYNARNVIGPISLDNIDDANEWLTGVLEDHADEEVFEDTSYLTWGDVAEARGIGERIYGLRGSTSTSSSQRKGKEAVTLSLVDEEEEVEEDDEQYNIDSGIQEFDNLVEE, encoded by the exons atgaaaaaaatgatcATCAATATCTTGGTGAATTCTCCTAAGGTAAGCCTGTTTCTTGAGTCCGTTGATGCAAGCGACTCTTCGACTGATTCAACCAAAATGTACTCCTTGTTCAAGAGTACAATAGACTCTATTGGAGCAGAAAATGTTGTTCAAGTTGTCACGGACAACGCCAGTGAAAATGTTAAAGCTAGCGATTTGATGTCTGTTGG GCCTTTGTTATTGAACATGATGAAGAAATTCACTAAACGAAGAAACTTGGTGAAACCTGCAAAGACAAGATTTGCTACTGCTTTCTTGGCTTCGCATAGGATGTATGAGCAAAAAAGCAATTTGAAGAAGTTGTTTGTTTCAGATGAGTACACTAACAGTGTCTATGGAAGGGAAGCTCGAGGGAGAGAATCTGCAGATATTATACTTTCTCCTTCATTCTGGAACAATGaggttcatgcattgaagattggTGATCCTCTAGTTAAAGTGCTTCGTTTGGTGGATGGGGAGCAAAGGCCATCAATGGGCTACCTGTACGAAGCAATTGATAGGGCAAAGGAGGTTATTCAAGCCTCTTTTAGTGATCAAAGAAAATACAAAAGAGACTTTGAGATCATAGATAAAAGGTGGGATAGTAAGCTTCATAGCCCTTTGCATGCAGCTGGACTTGTTTTGAACCAGGAACTATTTTATGACAATGAAGAGAGGATTCTAGGAGATGAACCTTTGTGGAATGGATTCTATGAATGTATTGAGAAGTTGATACCTGAAGAATTCATGCAACATAAAATAACAAAGCGATTTATTATTTATAGGAATGTTGGGcaactttttggaaaaaaaaacatGGCGATTAGACAAAGAAAGACGAAGTCACCAG TTGAATGGTGGAAGCAATATGGTCATTCCACTCCAGATTTACAAAAGTTTTTCATCAAGGTTCTAAGTCTAACATGTAGCTCATCCGGGTGTGAAAGGAATTGGAGCGTGTTTGAGTAT ATTCATATCAAAAAGAGGAACAAACTAACCTTGAAGCGTCTCAATGATCTAGTCTTCATTAAGTACAATAGAACATTGAAGCGTCGTTACAACGCTCGCAATGTAATTGGTCCAATTAGTTTGGACAACATCGATGATGCAAATGAATGGCTAACTGGAGTCCTGGAAGATCATGCAGATGAAGAAGTATTTGAGGATACTTCTTATTTGACTTGGGGTGATGTTGCGGAGGCGCGTGGAATTGGGGAGAGGATTTATGGTTTGAGGGGGAGTACCTCAACTTCAAGTTCACAGAGGAAGGGAAAAGAGGCAGTTACTTTGTCCCtagttgatgaagaagaagaagttgaagaagaTGACGAGCAATATAATATTGATAGTGGAATACAAGAATTTGACAATCTTGTAGAAGAATAG
- the LOC104216546 gene encoding vacuolar protein sorting-associated protein 29-like — protein sequence MHCLNNEIHDYLKTLCPDLHISRGEYDEETRYPETKTLTIGQFKLGLCHGHQVVPWEDLDSLAMLQRQLDVDILVTGHTHQFTAYKHEAGVVINPGSATGAYRSITYDVNPSFVLMDIDGLRVVVYVYELIDGEVKVDKIDFKKTSTT from the exons ATGCACTGCCTTAACAAT GAAATTCATGATTACTTGAAGACTCTTTGTCCTGACTTGCATATTAGTCGAGGGGAATATGATGAGGAGACACGTTACCCAGAAACCAAAACACTGACCATTGGTCAGTTCAAGCTTGGATTATGCCATGGGCACCAG GTTGTTCCGTGGGAGGACTTAGACTCTCTAGCCATGCTCCAGAGGCAATTGGATGTCGACATACTTGTGACTGGCCACACCCATCAGTTCACAGCATACAAACACGAAGCAGGGGTGGTTATAAATCCAGGATCTGCCACTGGTGCCTACCGCAGCATCACTTATGACGTCAACCCCAGCTTTGTTCTCATGGACATTGATGGCCTGCGTGTTGTGGTCTATGTTTATGAACTCATTGATGGAGAAGTTAAAGTTGACAAGATCGATTTCAAGAAAACATCAACAACATAG